A window from Triplophysa dalaica isolate WHDGS20190420 chromosome 3, ASM1584641v1, whole genome shotgun sequence encodes these proteins:
- the cnn2 gene encoding calponin-2: protein MSSQFNRGPAYGFSAEVKNKIAQKYDIQKEEELRIWIEEITGRSIGDDFQKGLKSGVILCELINKIQPGSVKKINQSSMNWHQLENLTNFTKAITSYGLKPHDSFEANDIFESGNMTQVQTTLLALAGMTKTKGINSSVDIGVKYAEKQERAFDEEKMKAGQCVIGLQMGTNKCASQAGMNAYGTRRHLYDPKSHILPPMDNSTISLQMGTNKGASQAGMTAPGTRRAIYDQKSGTDKCDNSTMSLQMGYTQGANQSGQNFGLGRQIYDAKYCPKGVSSTAEGGADAAGYVDYQDEGYQGYHDDGQDS, encoded by the exons ATGTCTTCGCAGTTCAACAGAGGTCCAGCTTACGGGTTTTCAGCGGAAGTCAAAAACAAG ATTGCACAGAAGTATGACATCCAGAAAGAGGAAGAGTTGCGCATTTGGATCGAAGAAATTACTGGACGATCAATCGGAGACGACTTCCAGAAAGGGTTAAAAAGTGGTGTTATACTCTGCGA GCTCATAAACAAAATTCAGCCAGGGTCTGTGAAAAAGATCAACCAGTCATCTATGAACTGGCATCAG CTGGAGAATCTGACCAACTTTACTAAAGCAATCACCTCCTATGGTCTGAAACCTCATGATAGTTTTGAAGCAAATGATATTTTTGAGAGTGGAAATATGACACAGGTTCAGACCACCCTTCTTGCTCTTGCTGGCATG ACTAAAACCAAGGGCATCAACTCGAGCGTAGATATTGGAGTGAAGTATGCAGAGAAACAGGAGAGAGCATTCGATGAGGAAAAAATGAAAGCTGGCCAGTGTGTCATTGGACTTCAG ATGGGAACCAATAAATGTGCAAGTCAAGCTGGAATGAATGCTTATGGTACTAGAAGGCATCTCTATGACCCTAAGTCACACATTCTGCCACCAATGGACAATTCAACCATCAGTCTTCAGATGGGGACAAACAAGGGTGCAAGCCAG GCTGGCATGACAGCTCCAGGGACCCGTCGTGCCATCTACGACCAAAAAAGTGGCACCGACAAGTGTGATAACTCCACCATGTCTTTGCAAATGGGCTACACTCAAGGGGCCAACCAAAGCGGGCAGAATTTTGGACTGGGCCGCCAGATCTACGATGCCAAATACTGCCCCAAAGGTGTGTCTAGCACAGCTGAAGGAGGTGCTGACGCTGCTGGCTACGTGGATTACCAAGATGAAGGTTACCAGGGCTATCATGATGATGGCCAAGATTCCTGA
- the crsp7 gene encoding mediator of RNA polymerase II transcription subunit 26, giving the protein MTTASATPQQMRDRLLQAIDSQSNICNMVAVRDVITNLEKFPITKEALEETRLGKLINDVRKKTKDEDLAKRAKKLLRNWQKLIEPGQSDTPARGVPNVPGSANGGAHPCRTDTPPAVPPPNKIAPELKTRNDVHNTYSPKAEKSGTRKRRAEQRDTPHLPAKMTKTSIYQQMYSSSPPSNGIRGSPEPLPEKDNEAPSDRTRTEHLENDRHNKIPVNAVKPHPSSPGLTKLPSTSSLLKTSVLQQHARTDGAGGGQHQPKSPRYSSSPRSLPQETLAKRSSTYAAKGTLSSPSQNSAQVPSPLPTLQPLPSPAQMCIGDGSSSVGLEDSMHLHRLTERVSQPPHVIAALEPLTGSPVTTHRATHSSEGSETRSEREGANSNLDSKKRKKYRPRDYTVNLQGQTSEDRTKPVRLKERRLTFDPVTGQIKPLTPKESHHEEECQGPPVAEIARTEMPQMKTTTPTSVPNPFQQTNWKELSRNEIIQSYLNIQSNVLTSSGAQTHGAHFFMTEYLKREEPDVKESKITHVLAPSDPDSELPGVTREVTNEDLLRIHSEHWPGVNGCQDTKGTWYDWTECISLDPHGDESKLNILPYVCLD; this is encoded by the exons ATCTGTAACATGGTTGCAGTTCGTGATGTTATCACCAATTTGGAGAAATTCCCCATCACCAAAGAAGCACTTGAG GAAACTCGCTTAGGAAAACTGATTAATGAtgtaagaaagaaaacaaaggatGAGGACCTTGCCAAACGTGCCAAGAAACTCCTGCGGAACTGGCAGAAGCTCATTGAGCCCGGCCAAAGCGACACTCCTGCAAGAGGAGTGCCGAACGTCCCAGGCTCCGCCAATGGAGGCGCTCACCCCTGCCGGACAGACACGCCTCCAGCGGTCCCCCCACCAAACAAGATCGCCCCGGAGCTCAAAACCCGGAATGACGTCCACAACACCTACTCGCCCAAGGCTGAGAAATCCGGCACTCGAAAACGCCGGGCTGAGCAAAGGGACACTCCCCATCTGCCAGCCAAAATGACAAAGACATCCATTTATCAGCAAATGTATTCTTCTTCCCCACCATCAAATGGAATAAGGGGGAGTCCTGAACCTCTCCCAGAGAAAGATAACGAAGCTCCATCTGACAGAACGCGCACGGAGCACCTTGAGAATGACAGGCACAACAAAATTCCTGTCAATGCTGTGAAGCCTCATCCGAGCTCTCCCGGGCTAACCAAACTACCTAGCACTTCCTCTTTACTCAAAACGTCAGTGTTACAACAGCACGCGAGAACGGATGGTGCCGGAGGCGGTCAGCATCAGCCTAAAAGCCCTCGATACTCCTCCAGTCCACGCAGTTTACCGCAAGAGACATTGGCCAAGAGGTCGTCGACATATGCAGCAAAAGGGACTCTTTCGAGCCCGTCCCAGAATTCTGCCCAAGTGCCCTCTCCTTTGCCTACATTGCAGCCTTTACCCTCCCCGGCCCAGATGTGCATCGGTGATGGTTCATCTTCCGTAGGATTGGAAGACTCCATGCACTTGCACAGATTGACAGAGAGAGTCTCCCAACCCCCACACGTCATCGCAGCACTGGAGCCACTCACCGGCTCCCCGGTCACCACCCACCGAGCGACACACAGCTCGGAGGGCTCCGAGACCAGGAGTGAGCGAGAGGGCGCAAACTCCAACTTGGACAGCAAAAAGCGGAAGAAATACAGGCCCAGAGACTACACGGTAAACCTTCAGGGGCAGACATCGGAGGACAGAACGAAGCCTGTGCGGTTAAAAGAACGCAGGTTGACGTTTGATCCTGTGACGGGACAGATTAAGCCCCTCACTCCGAAAGAATCTCACCACGAGGAAGAGTGTCAAGGGCCGCCAGTTGCAGAGATCGCGAGGACCGAGATGCCCCAAATGAAAACAACTACGCCTACATCTGTCCCCAACCCCTTTCAACAGACGAACTGGAAGGAGCTGTCCAGAAACGAAATCATTCAATCTTACCTTAATATCCAGAGCAATGTTCTAACGTCCTCTGGAGCACAGACCCACGGGGCACACTTTTTCATGACTGAATATTTGAAGCGAGAAGAACCCGATGTAAAAGAGTCCAAAATAACGCATGTTTTAGCACCAAGCGACCCTGATAGCGAGCTTCCCGGGGTGACTCGGGAGGTAACGAACGAGGACCTTCTCAGAATACACAGTGAACACTGGCCAGGGGTGAACGGTTGCCAAGACACCAAGGGAACCTGGTATGATTGGACAGAGTGCATATCGTTGGATCCTCATGGTGATGAAAGCAAATTGAACATCCTGCCATATGTTTGCCTAGACTGA